The Leadbettera azotonutricia ZAS-9 genome has a window encoding:
- a CDS encoding DEAD/DEAH box helicase yields the protein MQTNTFTDLGVSPLFIERLGERGINAPMEIQSKVIPRLASGGSLIFRSATGTGKTFAYLLPLLEKLLGRWDGTPGSTLGRNAVGPALLVCAPTYELCSQIKQEADFLLLNTGIKTNLVIGSAAMGRQIDGLKKDRPQVIVGNPGRLLILAQMGKLKFRDLEFLVLDEGDRLVADELFEETKTFVALVHEELNRETKLQTIVCSATFSAKSRERLLSLMGEAQSEEANNEDVLKEKVEHWAIYSESRRKVNALRSFIAAADPGGKKKTFKALIFTGRGRDVGTIVAQLQHHKLAALGLWGDMDKKDRKQALDDFRSGSVRLLVTSDLAARGLDISGISHVIALDISEDKDSYIHRAGRTARAGKKGIMVTIGDEEEMHRLAKLEKKLGITVYPKELYMGKIEAPLPMEEGEE from the coding sequence TTGCAGACTAACACTTTTACTGATTTGGGGGTTTCCCCTCTTTTTATCGAACGCCTTGGGGAACGAGGAATTAACGCCCCCATGGAAATTCAGTCAAAGGTTATACCCCGCCTGGCATCAGGCGGGAGCCTCATTTTCCGTTCGGCTACGGGCACAGGCAAAACCTTCGCCTATCTTCTTCCCCTTTTGGAAAAACTTCTGGGAAGGTGGGATGGAACCCCAGGTTCCACCCTGGGAAGAAACGCTGTGGGGCCTGCTCTCCTTGTCTGCGCCCCGACTTACGAGCTCTGTTCCCAGATCAAGCAGGAGGCGGATTTTCTGCTTCTCAATACAGGGATTAAAACCAACCTTGTCATAGGTTCCGCAGCCATGGGCCGCCAGATAGACGGCCTTAAGAAAGACCGGCCCCAGGTAATAGTGGGGAACCCCGGGAGGCTGCTCATCCTTGCCCAAATGGGAAAATTGAAATTCAGGGATCTGGAATTCCTTGTTCTTGACGAGGGCGATCGCCTGGTAGCTGACGAACTATTTGAAGAAACAAAAACCTTTGTGGCTCTCGTTCATGAAGAATTGAACCGCGAAACCAAGCTCCAAACCATTGTCTGTTCCGCTACTTTTTCCGCCAAAAGCCGCGAACGTCTTCTCTCCCTCATGGGCGAAGCCCAGTCTGAAGAAGCCAATAACGAAGACGTGCTCAAAGAAAAAGTGGAACACTGGGCTATCTATAGCGAATCCCGCCGCAAAGTTAATGCCCTCCGTTCATTTATAGCAGCAGCCGATCCTGGGGGCAAAAAGAAAACTTTCAAAGCCCTGATCTTCACGGGCAGGGGGAGGGATGTGGGAACCATAGTCGCCCAACTCCAGCACCACAAGCTTGCAGCCCTGGGCCTTTGGGGGGACATGGACAAAAAAGACCGCAAGCAGGCACTGGACGATTTCCGCTCCGGCAGTGTCCGCCTGCTTGTTACCAGCGACCTCGCTGCCCGGGGCCTCGACATAAGCGGCATAAGCCATGTGATTGCCCTGGATATCAGCGAGGACAAGGATTCCTACATACACCGCGCGGGCCGCACTGCCAGGGCAGGAAAAAAGGGCATTATGGTTACCATTGGCGATGAAGAAGAAATGCACCGCCTTGCCAAGCTGGAAAAAAAATTGGGCATCACGGTGTACCCCAAAGAGCTTTACATGGGGAAGATAGAAGCGCCCCTGCCTATGGAAGAGGGAGAAGAGTAG